The following nucleotide sequence is from uncultured Draconibacterium sp..
ATTTCCTGTTAATAATTGAAAAGCTTGAAAATTAGTAATCAAATTATTGGCATTTATTTGCTAATTATCTAAAAATAACTACTTTTGCAGTCCGAATTTTGAATCGATCAGGCTCGAATAAGTGAAATCAGAGACGATATCCGCCTGACGGTGTAAACATTAAAAGTGAAATTATGTACGCGATTGTTGAAATTGCAGGACAGCAATTCAAAGTAGAAAAAGACAAGAAGCTTTTCGTACATCATCTGGATGCAGAAGAAGGTGCATCAGTTGATTTCGACAAAGTATTGTTGGTTGACAACGACGGTAAAGTAGCCGTTGGAACTCCAACCGTAAAAGGTGCTAAAATTACAGCCAAAGTGCTGGAACATGTAAAAGGCGAAAAAGTGATCGTATTCAAAAAGAAACGTCGTAAAGGCTATCAAAAAATGAATGGTCACCGTCAGCAGTTTACTCAGATTCAAGTAGAAACTATTGTTGGATAACGAATAAAAAAAATTTACCATGGCTCACAAAAAAGGTGTAGGTAGTTCGAAAAACGGACGCGAATCGGAAAGTAAACGACTGGGAGTAAAAGTTTACGGAGGTCAGTTTGCTAAAGCTGGTAATATTATTGTTCGCCAGCGTGGAACTCAACATTTTCCTGGAGACAATGTAGGTATTGGTAAAGACCATACTTTATTTGCATTGATTGACGGAACTGTTGTATTCAGAAAGAAAAGAAATAACCGCTCATATGTATCAGTAGCTCCGGTTGTTGATGCTGATGTTGCAGTTGCTGAAGCTCCTGCAAAAGCTGCTCCTAAAAAAGAAGCTGCTCCGGTTGTTGAAGAAGTAAAAGAAGAAGTTCCTAAAGCTGAAGCAAAAGCAGCAGCTGAAGGCGACGATCTTACAAAACTTACTGGTGTAGGACCAAAATTAGCTGAAGTATTGGTTGAAGGTGGTTTTACAACTTATGCTGAAGTTGCTGCAGCATCTGTTGAAGCAATTCAGAAAGTTCTTGAAGCAGCAGGAAGCCGTTACGCTTCAAAAGATCCACAACCTTGGATTGAAGAAGCTAAAGGTTTAGCTTAAGATATTGATAAACCAGAGGGTTTAACCTCCCTCAAAAGAATATTAAACTCTTGTCGGTAACGGCAGGAGTTTTTTTATGCCCGCACGTACAGCAAAATACAAAATCGTATATTTGAATATCACTAAAAAAGAAGTAATGGATCAAAACCTATTTACATTCTCACTCTCTGTTTTTACCGGCTTTTTTGCGATAATGAATCCTATTGCGAATACGCCAATATTCTTGGGGCTTGCCGAAGGACATGAACAAAAAACAAAAAAAGTAATTGCCAAACAAGCAACCATCACAGCATTTATAATTGTTGCCAGTTTTGTTATTCTTGGGAAATACATTTTCGAGCTATTCGGCATCACTATTCCGGCCTTTAAAATTACCGGTGGAATTCTGATTTTTTATGTGGGTTTTGAAATGCTTCTTTCGCAGAAATCTAAAATTCACGGGTCGAAGGAAGTTCAGGAAGATGACAGTATAGCCATTTCCCCTCTGGCCATTCCAATTCTTGCCGGCCCCGGCACAATTGTTACCGCAATGAATAATGTTACCAATGCCAACTACCTGCACATTGCCATTGTAATTGCAATTTTCGGGTTAATGGCTTACCTCACCTACCTGGCTTTTTCGTTAAGCGACTACATTGTGAAAAAAATTGGCGCCCACCTGATTACTGTAATCGGGAAATTAATGGGACTAATTCTTGCTATCATTGGCACCGGAATGGTGGTTGAAGGAATAAAACTGGCATTCGGATTACAATAAGTAAGAGCAGAACATTCCATAACTCTCAACTTATCTTTAAACTTTAAACACGGTGCTTTAATCGCTGAACTTTAATCGCTGAACTTTAAACTTTTCCTATTACATTTGCGCTGCATAAAAAACAGAAAGCTATGCTCAATTTAAAATTTATTCAAGACAACCCGGAGTTAGTAGTAGAAAAACTAAAACGTAAGAATTTCGATGCTTCGGAGATTGTTTCAAACATTATAGATCTTAACACCAAAAAAAATAAGCTGCAGGGCGAGGCTGATTCGGCAAAAGCTGAAATGAATAAA
It contains:
- the rplU gene encoding 50S ribosomal protein L21; this encodes MYAIVEIAGQQFKVEKDKKLFVHHLDAEEGASVDFDKVLLVDNDGKVAVGTPTVKGAKITAKVLEHVKGEKVIVFKKKRRKGYQKMNGHRQQFTQIQVETIVG
- a CDS encoding MarC family protein; amino-acid sequence: MDQNLFTFSLSVFTGFFAIMNPIANTPIFLGLAEGHEQKTKKVIAKQATITAFIIVASFVILGKYIFELFGITIPAFKITGGILIFYVGFEMLLSQKSKIHGSKEVQEDDSIAISPLAIPILAGPGTIVTAMNNVTNANYLHIAIVIAIFGLMAYLTYLAFSLSDYIVKKIGAHLITVIGKLMGLILAIIGTGMVVEGIKLAFGLQ